A genomic window from Lotus japonicus ecotype B-129 chromosome 1, LjGifu_v1.2 includes:
- the LOC130732425 gene encoding uncharacterized protein LOC130732425, translating into MAFPETNTKSSLHIRSNSLPSSPHSLVSECEEHLQRLKNTEATSSVPSSSLVSQKLNGLLDLHDCIDWLLQLPIKQQELARECNDKSVDDTLEGSLKLLDICSELKDFLLMSKEIMYELQSVIRRRRSNETGLKVEGAKYLASRKKLNKAIRKSLGNLKAMKHECVEDRTSTIISILKEAEQVTVSSLESMLMLICDQPKHRRWSTISKMLQPKRIACDSQESETNEFEKVDAALKSSSFEQFQSHVENLEMCIQDLEIGVENLSRKLIRNRVSLLNIFNH; encoded by the coding sequence ATGGCATTccctgaaacaaacacaaagagCTCTCTGCATATTCGCAGCAACAGCTTGCCCTCTTCACCTCATTCACTTGTATCAGAATGTGAAGAGCATCTCCAAAGATTGAAGAACACTGAAGCCACCTCTTCAGTGCCATCATCATCTTTAGTGAGCCAAAAACTTAATGGTTTACTGGATTTACATGACTGCATTGATTGGTTGCTTCAATTGCCAATCAAACAACAAGAACTAGCAAGAGAATGCAATGACAAAAGCGTCGACGACACCCTAGAAGGTTCTTTGAAGCTCTTGGATATCTGTAGTGAACTTAAAGATTTCCTACTTATGTCAAAGGAAATCATGTATGAACTTCAGTCAGTTATCCGAAGAAGGCGAAGCAATGAAACTGGATTGAAAGTTGAGGGTGCTAAGTACTTAGCTTCAAGGAAGAAGCTGAACAAGGCAATTAGAAAGTCCTTGGGAAATTTGAAAGCAATGAAACATGAGTGTGTAGAAGATAGAACTTCAACCATAATTAGTATCTTGAAAGAAGCAGAACAAGTCACAGTCAGCTCATTAGAATCTATGTTGATGTTGATCTGTGATCAACCAAAGCATAGAAGATGGTCAACAATCTCAAAGATGTTGCAGCCTAAAAGAATAGCTTGTGACTCTCAAGAATCAGAAACAAATGAATTTGAAAAGGTGGATGCAGCTttgaagtcttcatcttttgAGCAATTCCAAAGCCATGTGGAAAATTTGGAGATGTGCATTCAGGATCTAGAAATAGGAGTTGAGAACCTATCAAGGAAACTAATTAGAAACAGGGTTTCCCTGCTCAACATCTTCAACCATTAA